The following DNA comes from Enterobacter sp. SA187.
AGGTAGTACACGCATTACAGGAGAACGGGACATGTTAGTGTGGCTGGCCGAGCATCTGGTCAAATATTATTCTGGCTTTAACGTCTTTTCTTATCTGACGTTTCGCGCCATTGTCAGCCTGCTGACCGCGCTGTTCATCTCGCTGTGGATGGGCCCGCGCATGATTGCCCGTCTGCAAAAACTCGCTTTTGGCCAGGTCGTCCGTAACGACGGTCCGGAATCGCACTTCAGTAAACGCGGTACGCCAACCATGGGCGGGATCATGATCCTGACCGCGATTGTCATTTCCGTCCTGCTGTGGGCCTATCCCTCCAACCCTTACGTCTGGTGCGTACTGGTGGTGCTGGTCGGCTACGGCATCATCGGCTTTGTGGATGATTACCGCAAAGTGGTGCGTAAAGACACCAAAGGGCTGATTGCCCGCTGGAAGTATTTCTGGATGTCGGTGATCGCGCTGGGCGTGGCGTTCGCGCTCTATCTCGCCGGTAACGATACGCCAGCCACGCAGCTGGTAGTGCCGTTCTTTAAGGACGTGATGCCGCAGCTGGGGCTGTTCTACGTGCTGCTGGCCTACTTCGTGATTGTCGGTACCGGCAACGCGGTCAACCTGACTGACGGTCTGGATGGCCTTGCCAT
Coding sequences within:
- the mraY gene encoding phospho-N-acetylmuramoyl-pentapeptide-transferase, which codes for MLVWLAEHLVKYYSGFNVFSYLTFRAIVSLLTALFISLWMGPRMIARLQKLAFGQVVRNDGPESHFSKRGTPTMGGIMILTAIVISVLLWAYPSNPYVWCVLVVLVGYGIIGFVDDYRKVVRKDTKGLIARWKYFWMSVIALGVAFALYLAGNDTPATQLVVPFFKDVMPQLGLFYVLLAYFVIVGTGNAVNLTDGLDGLAIMPTVFVAGGFALVAWASGNMNFANYLHIPYLRHAGELVIVCTAIVGAGLGFLWFNTYPAQVFMGDVGSLALGGALGIIAVLLRQEFLLVIMGGVFVVETLSVILQVGSFKLRGQRIFRMAPIHHHYELKGWPEPRVIVRFWIISLMLVLIGLATLKVR